The following proteins are co-located in the Thermus thermophilus HB8 genome:
- a CDS encoding long-chain fatty acid--CoA ligase, producing MNAFPSTMMDEELNLWDFLERAAALFGRKEVVSRLHTGEVHRTTYAEVYQRARRLMGGLRALGVGVGDRVATLGFNHFRHLEAYFAVPGMGAVLHTANPRLSPKEIAYILNHAEDKVLLFDPNLLPLVEAIRGELKTVQHFVVMDEKAPEGYLAYEEALGEEADPVRVPERAACGMAYTTGTTGLPKGVVYSHRALVLHSLAASLVDGTALSEKDVVLPVVPMFHVNAWCLPYAATLVGAKQVLPGPRLDPASLVELFDGEGVTFTAGVPTVWLALADYLESTGHRLKTLRRLVVGGSAAPRSLIARFERMGVEVRQGYGLTETSPVVVQNFVKSHLESLSEEEKLTLKAKTGLPIPLVRLRVADEEGRPVPKDGKALGEVQLKGPWITGGYYGNEEATRSALTPDGFFRTGDIAVWDEEGYVEIKDRLKDLIKSGGEWISSVDLENALMGHPKVKEAAVVAIPHPKWQERPLAVVVPRGEKPTPEELNEHLLKAGFAKWQLPDAYVFAEEIPRTSAGKFLKRALREQYKNYYGGA from the coding sequence ATGAACGCGTTCCCAAGCACCATGATGGACGAGGAGCTGAACCTCTGGGACTTTTTGGAGCGGGCGGCGGCGCTTTTCGGTAGGAAGGAGGTGGTCTCCCGCCTCCACACCGGGGAGGTCCACCGCACCACCTACGCCGAGGTCTACCAAAGGGCCAGGAGGCTCATGGGGGGGCTTAGGGCCCTCGGGGTGGGCGTGGGGGACCGGGTGGCCACCCTGGGCTTCAACCACTTCCGCCACCTCGAGGCCTACTTCGCCGTCCCCGGCATGGGGGCGGTGCTCCACACCGCCAACCCCCGCCTCTCCCCCAAGGAGATCGCCTACATCCTGAACCACGCCGAGGACAAGGTCCTCCTCTTTGACCCCAACCTCCTGCCCCTGGTGGAGGCCATACGGGGCGAGCTCAAGACGGTGCAGCACTTCGTGGTCATGGACGAGAAGGCCCCGGAGGGCTACCTGGCCTACGAGGAGGCCCTGGGGGAGGAGGCGGACCCCGTGCGGGTGCCGGAGCGGGCCGCCTGCGGCATGGCCTACACCACGGGGACCACGGGCCTCCCCAAGGGGGTGGTCTACAGCCACCGGGCTTTGGTCCTCCACTCCCTGGCGGCAAGCCTCGTTGACGGCACCGCCCTCTCGGAGAAGGACGTGGTCTTGCCGGTGGTCCCCATGTTCCACGTGAACGCCTGGTGCCTGCCCTACGCCGCCACCCTGGTGGGGGCCAAACAGGTCCTGCCCGGGCCCAGGCTGGACCCCGCCTCCCTGGTGGAGCTCTTTGACGGGGAGGGGGTGACCTTCACCGCCGGGGTGCCCACGGTCTGGCTCGCCCTGGCGGACTACCTGGAAAGCACGGGCCACCGCCTGAAGACCCTGAGGCGGCTCGTGGTGGGGGGCTCGGCCGCGCCCAGGAGCCTCATCGCCCGCTTTGAGCGGATGGGCGTGGAGGTGCGCCAGGGCTACGGCCTCACCGAGACCTCCCCGGTGGTGGTGCAGAACTTCGTAAAAAGCCACCTGGAGTCCCTCTCCGAGGAGGAGAAGCTCACCCTCAAGGCCAAGACGGGCCTCCCCATCCCCCTGGTGCGCCTAAGGGTGGCGGACGAGGAGGGCCGCCCCGTGCCCAAGGACGGGAAGGCCCTGGGGGAGGTCCAGCTCAAGGGCCCCTGGATCACCGGGGGCTACTACGGAAACGAGGAGGCCACGCGGAGCGCCCTCACCCCGGACGGCTTCTTCCGCACCGGGGACATCGCCGTCTGGGACGAGGAGGGGTACGTTGAGATCAAGGACCGGCTCAAGGACCTGATCAAGTCGGGCGGGGAGTGGATCTCCAGCGTGGACCTGGAGAACGCCCTCATGGGCCACCCCAAGGTGAAGGAGGCGGCGGTGGTGGCCATCCCCCACCCCAAGTGGCAGGAGAGGCCCCTGGCGGTGGTGGTGCCCAGGGGCGAGAAGCCCACCCCGGAGGAGCTGAACGAGCACCTCCTAAAGGCCGGCTTCGCCAAGTGGCAGCTCCCCGACGCCTACGTCTTCGCGGAGGAGATCCCGAGGACATCCGCGGGCAAGTTCCTCAAGCGGGCCTTAAGGGAGCAGTACAAGAACTACTACGGAGGCGCCTGA
- the mqnP gene encoding menaquinone biosynthesis prenyltransferase MqnP yields the protein MRRLRLYLELVRFEHTLFALPFAYGGMLLAAGGWPGWPTFLLVTLAMVGARTMAMALNRLIDWRLDALNPRTQNRHLPRGLVKPGETLALALLGLLLLVYAGLNLNPLTARLLPVAVFFLVFYSYTKRFTWLCHYVLGLTIGAAAAGGWIAVTGSFAPTAYALWAGVGLWIAGFDILYATQDYAFDRAHGVKSIPARFGIPQALRVARASHLLAWLAFLWAGVSYGAGPLYYLGLLLVGGLLLLEHRLVSPEDLSKVEVAFFQANVGVSLGMFLFIVLDLLARGA from the coding sequence ATGAGGCGCCTTAGGCTCTACCTGGAGCTCGTCCGCTTTGAGCACACCCTCTTCGCCCTCCCCTTCGCCTACGGGGGGATGCTCCTCGCGGCCGGAGGCTGGCCGGGGTGGCCGACCTTCCTCCTCGTCACCCTGGCCATGGTGGGGGCGAGGACCATGGCCATGGCCCTGAACCGCCTCATTGACTGGCGGCTGGACGCCTTAAACCCCAGGACCCAAAACCGCCACCTGCCCAGGGGGCTCGTCAAGCCCGGGGAGACCCTGGCCCTCGCCCTCCTCGGCCTCCTCCTCCTGGTCTACGCCGGGCTCAACCTCAACCCCCTCACCGCCAGGCTCCTCCCCGTGGCCGTCTTCTTCCTCGTCTTCTACAGCTACACGAAGCGCTTCACCTGGCTGTGCCACTACGTCCTGGGCCTCACCATCGGGGCGGCGGCCGCCGGGGGGTGGATCGCCGTCACGGGGAGCTTCGCCCCCACGGCCTACGCCCTTTGGGCGGGGGTGGGGCTTTGGATCGCCGGGTTTGACATCCTCTACGCCACCCAGGACTACGCCTTTGACCGGGCCCATGGGGTAAAGAGCATCCCCGCCCGCTTCGGGATCCCCCAGGCCCTCCGGGTGGCCCGGGCAAGCCACCTCTTGGCCTGGCTCGCCTTCCTCTGGGCCGGGGTGAGCTACGGCGCCGGGCCCCTCTACTACCTGGGCCTTCTCCTGGTGGGAGGGCTTCTCCTCCTGGAGCACCGCCTCGTCTCCCCCGAGGACCTCTCCAAGGTGGAGGTGGCCTTCTTCCAGGCCAACGTGGGCGTAAGCCTGGGGATGTTCCTCTTCATCGTCTTGGACCTACTCGCCCGCGGGGCTTGA
- the panD gene encoding aspartate 1-decarboxylase: MFHAKIHRATVTQADLHYVGSVTVDQDLLDAAGILPFEQVDIYDITNGARLTTYALPGERGSGVIGINGAAAHLVKPGDLVILVAYGVFDEEEARNLKPTVVLVDERNRILEVRKG; this comes from the coding sequence ATGTTCCACGCCAAGATCCACCGGGCCACCGTGACCCAGGCCGACCTCCACTACGTGGGCTCGGTGACGGTGGATCAGGACCTCCTGGACGCCGCCGGGATCCTTCCTTTTGAGCAGGTGGACATCTACGACATCACCAACGGGGCCCGGCTCACCACCTACGCCCTTCCCGGGGAACGGGGGTCCGGCGTCATCGGGATCAACGGGGCCGCGGCCCACCTGGTGAAGCCCGGGGACCTGGTTATCCTCGTGGCCTACGGCGTCTTTGACGAGGAAGAGGCGAGGAACCTCAAGCCCACCGTGGTCCTGGTGGACGAGAGGAACCGGATCCTCGAGGTGCGCAAAGGATGA
- the bioB gene encoding biotin synthase BioB: MAWPDLDPPRLAERPLSLQEALFVLEAPPEALPALAEAAIRVKEYFFGRRLKLVRLLNVKSGFCPEDCAYCAQSARSQAAIARYPLLSLEEILERAEEAQRLSARRFCLVAALRGPTPKVLERLGEAAQAIKARFPLELCASLGLLEEGMAEALKAAGFDYYNHNLNTAPSLYPRIATTHTYQDRLWTLKRAREAGLKLCSGVILGMGEGPKEVYEMALALRELGVESLPVNFLLPIPGTPLGDGRTVAGLTPERALKALILFRLLNPKAELRASAGRERYLGPYEPLAFRMVNSIFLQGYLTQPGSPWERDRALWESLDLDVEEGACG; the protein is encoded by the coding sequence ATGGCGTGGCCCGATCTGGACCCTCCTCGCCTGGCCGAAAGGCCCTTGAGCCTACAGGAAGCCCTTTTTGTCCTCGAGGCCCCACCCGAGGCCCTGCCTGCTTTGGCGGAGGCGGCCATCCGGGTCAAGGAGTACTTTTTCGGACGGCGGCTCAAGCTGGTCCGTCTTCTCAACGTTAAAAGCGGCTTCTGCCCAGAGGACTGCGCCTACTGCGCCCAGTCCGCTAGATCCCAAGCCGCCATCGCCCGGTACCCCCTGCTCTCCTTGGAGGAGATCTTGGAGAGGGCCGAGGAGGCCCAACGCCTTTCTGCCCGCCGCTTCTGCTTAGTGGCCGCCTTGCGGGGGCCTACCCCTAAGGTTTTGGAGCGCCTCGGTGAGGCCGCGCAAGCCATCAAGGCGCGCTTTCCCCTTGAGCTTTGCGCCTCCTTAGGGCTCTTGGAAGAGGGTATGGCGGAGGCCTTAAAGGCGGCGGGTTTTGACTACTACAACCACAACCTCAACACCGCCCCAAGCCTTTACCCTAGGATCGCCACCACCCACACCTACCAGGACCGCTTGTGGACCCTAAAGCGGGCTAGGGAAGCGGGGCTAAAGCTCTGTTCGGGGGTCATCCTGGGGATGGGGGAAGGTCCCAAGGAGGTGTACGAGATGGCCTTGGCCCTGAGGGAGCTAGGGGTAGAGAGCCTTCCCGTGAACTTTCTCCTGCCCATCCCCGGCACCCCCTTAGGGGATGGCCGCACGGTGGCGGGGCTTACCCCCGAGCGTGCCTTGAAGGCCCTGATCCTCTTCCGTCTTTTGAACCCCAAGGCCGAGCTCCGCGCCTCGGCGGGGCGGGAAAGGTATCTGGGCCCGTACGAGCCCCTGGCCTTCCGGATGGTGAACAGCATCTTCCTCCAGGGCTACCTTACCCAGCCGGGGAGCCCTTGGGAGCGGGACAGGGCCCTGTGGGAAAGCCTGGACCTTGATGTGGAGGAGGGAGCGTGCGGCTAA
- a CDS encoding Rqc2 family fibronectin-binding protein: MEGLLIHAVLRELEKELPAQNLGLAFPEEGTAAILLKGRTGRLFNLVLHYRPPTPSLALEPGRLQGEPKTPFQRQLQARVKGPLVEASQLKLDRVAFFRFAGEKGFVDAPPSVLVLEATGRNANLLLLDEEGRILGVDRVITKEVNRYRELRPGLPYTPPPPYRKLDPRTLAEEDLLPLLGKPLKEVIRHVDGVGQELLRELARRAGLTPETPLDEAGLGRVYRALKTLVEDPSLRTELSEELRRRWAEEEKEALRKPLLEALDREIRTLKARLGDYQEALERLEEAEALRRRADLLLARLKEVPKGAEKVVLEGFDGKPVEIPLDPALSPQENARKLYDRARRLEELAEKALDLIPKTEARIRELEAEKERLRTLDLEGLLALAQRPKGEKGLKVGLRYTSPSGFLVLVGRNAKENDLLTRAAHSEDLWFHAQGVPGSHVILKTEGKNPPLEDLLFAARLAAYHSKARGERQVPVDYTRKKHVWRPRKAAPGQVLYTQAKTLFVEGLLPEPREEA, translated from the coding sequence ATGGAAGGCCTCCTGATCCACGCCGTCTTGCGGGAGCTTGAGAAGGAGCTCCCCGCCCAGAACCTCGGCCTCGCCTTCCCCGAGGAGGGGACGGCGGCCATCCTCCTCAAGGGCCGGACGGGGCGGCTCTTCAACCTCGTCCTCCACTACCGCCCGCCCACCCCGAGCCTCGCCCTGGAGCCGGGGAGGCTCCAGGGGGAGCCCAAGACCCCCTTCCAGCGCCAGCTCCAGGCCCGGGTCAAGGGGCCCCTGGTGGAGGCAAGCCAGCTCAAGCTGGACCGGGTGGCCTTCTTCCGCTTCGCCGGGGAGAAGGGCTTCGTGGACGCCCCCCCTTCGGTCCTCGTCCTCGAGGCCACGGGGCGGAACGCCAACCTCCTCCTCCTGGACGAGGAGGGCCGGATCCTCGGGGTGGACCGGGTCATCACCAAGGAGGTGAACCGCTACCGGGAGCTGAGGCCCGGCCTCCCCTACACCCCCCCGCCCCCCTACCGGAAGCTGGACCCGAGGACGCTTGCCGAGGAAGACCTCCTCCCCCTCCTGGGCAAGCCCCTCAAGGAGGTGATCCGGCACGTGGACGGGGTGGGGCAGGAGCTCCTAAGGGAGCTCGCCCGGAGGGCGGGCCTCACCCCCGAGACCCCCCTGGACGAGGCGGGGCTTGGGCGGGTGTACCGGGCCCTCAAGACCCTGGTGGAGGACCCCTCCTTGCGCACCGAGCTTTCCGAGGAGCTGAGGCGGCGCTGGGCCGAGGAGGAGAAGGAGGCCTTAAGGAAGCCCCTCCTCGAGGCCCTGGACCGGGAGATCCGGACGCTCAAGGCGAGGCTTGGCGACTACCAGGAGGCCCTAGAGCGCCTGGAGGAGGCCGAGGCCCTGAGGAGGCGGGCCGACCTCCTCCTCGCCCGGCTCAAGGAGGTGCCCAAGGGGGCGGAAAAGGTGGTCCTCGAGGGCTTTGACGGGAAGCCCGTGGAAATCCCCTTAGACCCCGCCCTCTCCCCCCAGGAGAACGCCCGGAAGCTCTACGACCGGGCGAGGCGCCTGGAGGAGCTCGCGGAAAAGGCCCTGGACCTCATCCCCAAGACCGAGGCCCGGATCCGAGAGCTGGAGGCGGAGAAGGAAAGGCTTAGGACCCTGGACCTGGAGGGCCTCCTCGCCCTCGCGCAAAGGCCCAAGGGGGAGAAGGGCCTTAAGGTCGGCCTCCGCTACACCTCCCCTTCCGGGTTTTTGGTCCTGGTGGGCCGGAACGCCAAGGAGAACGACCTCCTCACCCGGGCCGCCCACTCCGAGGACCTCTGGTTCCACGCCCAAGGGGTGCCGGGAAGCCACGTGATCCTGAAAACCGAGGGGAAGAACCCGCCCCTGGAGGACCTCCTCTTCGCCGCGAGGCTCGCCGCCTACCACTCCAAGGCCCGGGGAGAGAGGCAGGTCCCGGTGGACTACACCCGGAAAAAGCACGTGTGGCGGCCCAGGAAGGCCGCCCCGGGCCAGGTGCTCTACACCCAGGCCAAGACCCTCTTCGTGGAGGGGCTTCTCCCCGAGCCCAGGGAGGAAGCCTAG
- the trmI gene encoding tRNA (adenine(58)-N(1))-methyltransferase TrmI: MAWPGPLLLKDRKGRAYLVFPKEGGVFHHHKGSVPHEALLEAGPGGVVRTHLGEELSVHRPTLEEYLLHMKRSATPTYPKDASAMVTLLDLAPGMRVLEAGTGSGGLTLFLARAVGEKGLVESYEARPHHLAQAERNVRAFWQVENVRFHLGKLEEAELEEAAYDGVALDLMEPWKALEKAALALKPDRFLVAYLPNITQVLELVRAAEAHPFRLERVLEVGWREWEVRLPVAHPRFQQVGHTAFLVALRRWKAS, translated from the coding sequence GTGGCGTGGCCGGGACCGCTACTCCTCAAAGACCGCAAGGGCCGGGCCTACCTGGTCTTCCCCAAGGAAGGGGGCGTCTTCCACCACCACAAGGGGAGCGTCCCCCACGAGGCCCTCCTCGAGGCGGGCCCCGGGGGGGTGGTGCGGACCCACCTGGGGGAGGAGCTTTCCGTCCACCGCCCGACCCTGGAGGAGTACCTCCTCCACATGAAGCGGAGCGCCACCCCCACCTACCCCAAGGACGCGAGCGCCATGGTGACCCTCCTGGACCTCGCCCCGGGGATGCGGGTCCTCGAGGCGGGCACGGGCTCCGGGGGCCTCACCCTCTTCCTGGCCCGGGCCGTGGGGGAGAAGGGCCTGGTGGAAAGCTACGAGGCCAGGCCCCACCACCTGGCCCAGGCGGAACGGAACGTCCGGGCCTTCTGGCAGGTGGAGAACGTCCGCTTCCACCTGGGAAAGCTTGAGGAGGCGGAGCTGGAGGAGGCGGCCTACGACGGGGTGGCCCTGGACCTGATGGAGCCCTGGAAGGCCCTGGAGAAGGCGGCCCTGGCCCTGAAGCCGGACCGGTTTCTCGTGGCCTACCTGCCCAACATCACCCAGGTCCTGGAGCTCGTCCGGGCCGCTGAGGCCCACCCCTTCCGGCTGGAAAGGGTCTTGGAGGTGGGCTGGCGGGAGTGGGAGGTCAGGCTTCCCGTGGCCCACCCCCGGTTCCAGCAGGTGGGGCACACCGCCTTTCTCGTGGCCCTTAGGCGATGGAAGGCCTCCTGA
- a CDS encoding DsbA family protein has product MKRLAVLLLGLGAAWAQIAAPLERFSPGPLPEGARIQTEARSGRLYAVRYEGPVNASLMGRILSAATGVPGHAQGFVAWYGKNQALLRRGPVELNVEGAFLLKLAVGAWAEMEVRPLLTEEALFGEDRHVLGEKGVVVRVFSDFQCPYCQRLAREVLPALKAMAREGRLRLAYRHFPLYEIHPEAVPAAVASECAAAQGAFWAYHDLLMAGSGWDYPALARRLGLDPKAFQACLEDPASRAPVEADRALAERLGLPGTPSVFVGPFRLPNPFDLERYRDYLALAEAL; this is encoded by the coding sequence ATGAAGCGCCTCGCCGTCCTCCTCCTCGGCCTGGGGGCCGCCTGGGCCCAGATCGCCGCCCCCCTGGAGCGCTTCTCCCCCGGCCCCCTGCCGGAAGGGGCCCGGATCCAGACGGAGGCCAGGTCCGGCCGCCTCTACGCCGTGCGCTACGAGGGCCCGGTGAACGCAAGCCTCATGGGCCGGATCCTCTCCGCGGCCACGGGGGTGCCGGGCCACGCCCAGGGCTTCGTGGCCTGGTACGGGAAGAACCAAGCCCTCCTCCGCCGGGGCCCCGTGGAGCTCAACGTGGAGGGCGCCTTCCTCCTCAAGCTCGCCGTGGGGGCCTGGGCCGAGATGGAGGTGCGGCCCCTCCTCACAGAGGAGGCCCTCTTCGGGGAGGACCGGCACGTCCTCGGGGAGAAGGGGGTGGTGGTCCGGGTCTTCTCCGACTTCCAGTGCCCCTACTGCCAGCGCCTCGCCCGGGAGGTCCTCCCCGCCCTCAAGGCCATGGCCCGGGAAGGGCGGCTCCGCCTCGCCTACCGCCACTTTCCCCTCTACGAGATCCACCCCGAGGCGGTGCCCGCGGCGGTGGCCAGCGAGTGCGCCGCGGCCCAGGGGGCCTTCTGGGCCTACCACGACCTCCTCATGGCGGGGTCCGGGTGGGACTACCCGGCCCTGGCGAGGCGGCTCGGCTTGGACCCCAAGGCCTTCCAGGCCTGCCTCGAGGACCCCGCCTCCCGGGCCCCGGTGGAGGCGGACCGGGCGCTGGCGGAGAGGCTCGGCCTGCCCGGCACCCCCTCGGTCTTCGTGGGGCCCTTCCGCCTCCCGAACCCCTTTGACCTGGAGCGGTACCGGGACTACCTGGCCCTCGCCGAGGCCCTTTAG
- a CDS encoding cyclic-di-AMP receptor, with the protein MKLVIAIVQDTDAPGLTKALLERGFQSTKLASTGGFLREGNTTLLIGLEDEKVPEVLELIKEKCRTRTRLVSRGLPFAEAPDPFLAQPVEVQVGGAVVFVLPVEHFVKL; encoded by the coding sequence ATGAAGCTGGTCATCGCCATCGTCCAGGACACGGACGCCCCCGGGCTCACCAAGGCCCTCCTGGAGCGGGGCTTCCAGTCCACCAAGCTCGCCTCCACGGGGGGGTTTCTGAGGGAGGGGAACACCACCTTGCTCATCGGCCTGGAGGACGAGAAGGTTCCCGAGGTGCTGGAGCTCATCAAGGAGAAGTGCCGCACCCGCACCCGCCTCGTCTCCCGGGGCCTCCCCTTCGCCGAGGCCCCCGACCCCTTCCTGGCCCAGCCGGTGGAGGTGCAGGTGGGCGGCGCCGTGGTCTTCGTCCTGCCCGTGGAGCACTTCGTCAAGCTATGA